The proteins below are encoded in one region of Micromonospora pisi:
- a CDS encoding acyl-CoA dehydrogenase family protein — translation MSSLDLLDLDALLSEEERQIRAVVRQLVDDRVRPHVAGWYESGQAPIRELAVEFGKVGLLGMHLTGYGCAGASAVAYGLACLELEAGDSGLRSLVSVQGSLAMYAIWRYGSDEQKQRWLPTMATGETIGCFGLTEPDHGSDPASMATRARRDGTDWVLTGTKMWITNAPLADVAVIWARTDEGIRGFVVPLDTPGVSTREIRQKMSLRASSTGEIVLDGVRLPATAQLPAASGLKAPLSCLTEARFGIVWGALGAARDCLRVALDYAVHRTQFGRPIAGFQLTQAKLADMAVELQKGYLLALHLGRLADAGALRPDQVSVGKLNNVREALTIARECRTILGANGISGEYPVLRHASNLETVLTYEGTSEIHQLVIGQRLTGIAAFS, via the coding sequence GTGTCCTCGCTGGACCTGCTCGACCTCGACGCGCTCCTCTCCGAGGAGGAGCGGCAGATCAGGGCGGTGGTACGCCAACTCGTCGACGACCGGGTCCGCCCGCACGTCGCCGGGTGGTACGAGTCCGGTCAGGCGCCGATCCGGGAGTTGGCCGTCGAGTTCGGCAAGGTGGGCCTGCTCGGCATGCACCTGACCGGATACGGCTGCGCCGGCGCCTCGGCGGTCGCGTACGGGCTGGCGTGCCTGGAGCTGGAGGCGGGGGACTCCGGGCTGCGGTCGTTGGTGTCGGTGCAGGGCTCGCTGGCGATGTACGCGATCTGGCGTTACGGCAGCGACGAGCAGAAGCAGCGCTGGTTGCCGACGATGGCGACCGGCGAGACGATCGGCTGTTTCGGCCTGACCGAGCCCGACCACGGTTCCGACCCGGCCTCGATGGCGACCCGGGCCCGGCGGGACGGCACCGACTGGGTGCTGACCGGCACCAAGATGTGGATCACCAACGCGCCGCTGGCCGACGTGGCGGTGATCTGGGCCCGCACCGATGAGGGCATCCGGGGTTTTGTCGTGCCGCTCGACACCCCCGGCGTGAGCACCCGGGAGATCCGGCAGAAGATGTCGCTGCGCGCCTCCTCGACCGGGGAGATCGTGCTCGATGGCGTACGGCTGCCGGCAACCGCCCAACTGCCGGCGGCGAGCGGTCTCAAGGCACCGCTCTCCTGTCTGACCGAGGCGCGGTTCGGCATCGTCTGGGGTGCCCTCGGTGCCGCCCGCGACTGCCTGCGGGTGGCGCTCGACTACGCCGTGCACCGGACCCAGTTCGGTAGGCCGATCGCCGGCTTCCAGCTGACCCAGGCGAAGCTCGCGGACATGGCGGTCGAGTTGCAGAAGGGCTACCTGCTGGCGCTGCACCTGGGTCGGTTGGCCGACGCCGGTGCGCTCCGCCCGGACCAGGTCAGCGTCGGCAAGCTGAACAACGTCCGGGAGGCGCTCACGATCGCCCGTGAGTGCCGGACGATCCTCGGCGCCAACGGCATCAGCGGCGAGTACCCGGTACTGCGGCACGCCAGCAACCTGGAGACGGTGCTGACCTACGAGGGCACCTCGGAGATCCACCAGCTGGTGATCGGCCAGCGGTTGACCGGGATCGC
- a CDS encoding type II toxin-antitoxin system VapB family antitoxin, with product MIFKAVRDGRPYPEHGFTLKQWAEIPPRPLRLDQLITTKRELALDKLLAEDSTFYGDLFPHVVQWNNGLYLEDGLHRALRAALQQRNQIHARVLVLPAAP from the coding sequence GTGATCTTCAAAGCGGTTCGGGACGGACGTCCCTACCCGGAGCACGGGTTCACCCTCAAGCAGTGGGCGGAGATTCCGCCGCGCCCGCTTCGGCTCGACCAGCTGATCACGACCAAGCGAGAGCTCGCGCTCGACAAGCTGCTCGCCGAGGACTCCACGTTCTACGGCGACCTCTTCCCCCACGTCGTGCAGTGGAACAACGGCCTTTACCTGGAGGACGGCCTGCACCGCGCGCTCCGGGCGGCGCTCCAGCAGCGCAACCAGATCCACGCCCGGGTGCTCGTCCTGCCGGCGGCACCGTGA
- a CDS encoding MFS transporter, whose product MSSEPGSAQDSGQLLEDRQSGQQDLEDRKLADSKQEKKPSRWAIDVRPLRVPAYRRLWIGNGVSMYGMQFTAVAVPVEMYTLTHDSFWVGLLGLTTLVPLVIFGIWGGAVADVVDRRKLLLVSTALLWLTTLGLLAQAVFRVGSPVLLLALVAVQSAAFGISSPARQAIITRLVPTPLVPAALTLGFTTAQAAGVAGPLTAGLIFSAWAPETGLPLAYGVDALLFTVSLWATYRLPSLAPLAESEGGEVDANAPPAARRAGLRSIADGFRYLATTPVLLLSFGIDLIAMVLAMPRSLFPEVAQERFGGGAAIGLLYSAIAIGSVLGGLTSGWIGRIERQGLALVVAVVGWGVSIAFAGLAHQLWLVVGLLALAGAADLVSSVFRQSMLQVYVPDRMRGRLQGVNITVVAGGPRLGDLRAGLMASSLGVGVAWVGGGLAVVVLAPLLALAFPALMRYRAPATPAD is encoded by the coding sequence ATGAGTTCCGAGCCGGGTTCCGCGCAGGACTCCGGACAGCTCCTCGAAGACCGGCAGAGCGGTCAGCAGGACCTCGAAGACCGGAAACTCGCAGACAGTAAGCAAGAGAAGAAGCCGTCGCGGTGGGCGATCGACGTACGCCCGCTGCGGGTTCCCGCGTACCGGCGGCTCTGGATCGGCAACGGCGTGTCGATGTACGGCATGCAGTTCACCGCCGTCGCCGTGCCGGTGGAGATGTACACCCTGACCCATGACTCGTTCTGGGTCGGCCTGCTCGGCCTCACCACCCTGGTCCCGTTGGTGATCTTCGGCATCTGGGGCGGTGCCGTCGCCGACGTGGTGGACCGGCGCAAGCTGCTCCTGGTGAGCACCGCCCTGCTCTGGCTGACCACACTCGGTCTGCTGGCCCAGGCGGTGTTCCGGGTGGGCAGCCCGGTGCTGCTGCTCGCCCTGGTCGCGGTCCAGTCGGCCGCGTTCGGGATCAGCTCACCGGCCCGCCAGGCCATCATCACCCGGCTGGTGCCGACCCCGCTGGTACCGGCCGCGCTGACCCTCGGATTCACCACCGCACAGGCGGCCGGGGTGGCCGGCCCGCTCACCGCGGGTCTGATCTTCTCCGCCTGGGCGCCGGAGACCGGCCTGCCGCTGGCGTACGGGGTGGACGCCCTGCTCTTCACCGTCTCGCTCTGGGCCACCTACCGGCTGCCGTCGCTGGCGCCGCTGGCCGAGAGCGAGGGCGGGGAGGTGGACGCGAACGCCCCACCGGCCGCCCGGCGCGCCGGGCTGCGCAGCATCGCCGACGGTTTCCGTTACCTGGCCACCACCCCGGTGCTCCTGCTCTCCTTCGGCATCGACCTGATCGCGATGGTGCTCGCCATGCCCCGCAGCCTCTTCCCGGAGGTGGCGCAGGAGCGGTTCGGCGGGGGAGCGGCGATCGGTCTGCTCTACAGCGCGATCGCGATCGGGTCGGTGCTCGGCGGTCTCACCTCGGGTTGGATCGGCCGGATCGAGCGTCAGGGCCTGGCCCTGGTGGTCGCGGTGGTCGGCTGGGGGGTGAGCATCGCGTTCGCCGGACTGGCGCACCAGCTCTGGCTGGTGGTCGGGCTGCTCGCCCTGGCCGGCGCCGCCGACCTGGTCTCCTCGGTGTTCCGGCAGTCGATGTTGCAGGTCTACGTGCCGGACCGGATGCGGGGGCGGCTCCAGGGGGTCAACATCACCGTGGTGGCCGGCGGTCCCCGGCTCGGTGATCTTCGGGCCGGCCTGATGGCCTCCTCGCTCGGCGTCGGCGTCGCCTGGGTGGGCGGCGGGCTGGCGGTGGTGGTGCTGGCCCCGCTGCTGGCGCTCGCCTTCCCGGCGCTCATGCGCTACCGGGCACCGGCCACGCCCGCCGACTGA
- a CDS encoding aldose 1-epimerase family protein, with amino-acid sequence MENVETGPRPLSGTQWTIAGGGQEAVVVEVGGGLRAYRIGGVDYLDGYADDEVSPGSAGQVLAPWPNRIRDGRYSFGDRSYQLALTEPDKHTAIHGLVNWLPWHLVEEAPDAITVACELPAQVGYPWPLRLTTRWQIGPEGLRADHEVTNLGAQEAPFGLSVHPYFRLPGVPVEQVRLRVPGRSRLLADGRLLPIGAVKVTGSEYDFTEPRQIGDAVLDVTFGEVEQGPDGSSVTLTGPGAEPAVSIWADRAFGWWQVFTGDTLTGDRNRRSVAVEPMTCPPDAFRSGRDVIVLAPGATWRASWGIRPGSAVA; translated from the coding sequence ATGGAGAACGTGGAAACCGGGCCCCGCCCGCTGTCCGGCACACAGTGGACGATCGCGGGTGGCGGCCAGGAGGCCGTCGTGGTGGAGGTGGGCGGGGGACTTCGCGCCTACCGGATCGGCGGGGTGGACTACCTCGACGGGTACGCCGACGACGAGGTCTCGCCGGGCAGCGCCGGGCAGGTGCTCGCCCCCTGGCCGAACCGGATCCGGGACGGCCGGTACAGCTTCGGCGACCGCTCGTACCAGCTGGCGCTGACCGAGCCGGACAAGCACACCGCGATTCACGGCCTGGTCAACTGGCTTCCCTGGCACCTGGTGGAAGAGGCGCCGGACGCGATCACGGTCGCCTGTGAGCTGCCCGCCCAGGTGGGTTACCCGTGGCCGCTGCGGCTGACCACCCGGTGGCAGATCGGCCCGGAGGGGCTGCGGGCCGACCACGAGGTGACCAACCTCGGGGCGCAGGAGGCACCGTTCGGGCTCTCCGTACACCCGTACTTCCGGTTGCCGGGGGTGCCGGTGGAGCAGGTGCGGCTCCGGGTGCCGGGACGCAGCCGGCTGCTGGCCGACGGTCGGCTGCTGCCGATCGGCGCGGTCAAGGTCACTGGCAGTGAGTACGACTTCACCGAGCCCCGGCAGATCGGCGACGCCGTGCTCGACGTCACCTTCGGCGAGGTCGAGCAGGGGCCGGACGGTTCCAGCGTCACCCTCACCGGACCGGGTGCGGAGCCGGCGGTCAGCATCTGGGCCGACCGGGCGTTCGGCTGGTGGCAGGTGTTCACCGGCGACACCCTGACCGGAGACCGGAACCGCAGGTCGGTCGCGGTGGAGCCGATGACGTGCCCGCCGGACGCGTTCCGTTCGGGCCGGGACGTGATCGTGCTGGCGCCCGGCGCGACCTGGCGCGCGAGTTGGGGGATCCGCCCCGGCTCGGCCGTCGCCTGA
- the serC gene encoding phosphoserine transaminase → MADPSTIQIPDELKPADGRFGAGPSKVRPAAVSALAEVATTYLGTSHRQPAVRDQVARLRRGIAEFFSLPDGYEVIIGNGGASAFWEVATFGLVRDRAQFANFGEFGAKFAKAVRDAPFLGEPTVRKAEPGSAPALVAEAGVDVYGTPQNETSTGVAVPIRRVAGADPDSLLLVDATSGAGGLDVDVRETDVYYFAPQKCFASDGGIWLALMSPAAIARATEIKQSGRYIPAFLDLVTAIDNSRLEQTYNTPALATIFLAAEQTDWMNAQGGLAWAAKRTAESAAVVYGWAERSEVATPYVIDPGLRSNVVATIDFVDEVDATAIARALRANGIVDTEPYRKLGRNQLRIALYPAVEPADVEALTACVDHVVASL, encoded by the coding sequence GTGGCTGACCCATCGACCATTCAGATCCCTGACGAGTTGAAACCCGCCGACGGCCGCTTCGGCGCCGGACCGTCCAAGGTCCGCCCGGCGGCGGTCTCCGCGCTCGCCGAGGTGGCGACCACGTACCTCGGCACCTCGCACCGCCAGCCGGCCGTACGCGACCAGGTGGCCCGGCTCCGGCGCGGCATCGCCGAGTTCTTCTCCCTGCCCGACGGTTACGAGGTGATCATCGGCAACGGCGGTGCCAGCGCGTTCTGGGAGGTCGCCACCTTCGGGCTGGTCCGCGACCGGGCCCAGTTCGCCAACTTCGGCGAGTTCGGCGCCAAGTTCGCCAAGGCGGTCCGGGACGCCCCGTTCCTCGGCGAACCGACCGTACGCAAAGCCGAACCCGGCTCCGCCCCGGCCCTGGTCGCCGAGGCTGGCGTCGACGTCTACGGCACCCCGCAGAACGAGACCTCGACCGGGGTGGCGGTGCCGATCCGCCGGGTGGCGGGCGCCGACCCGGACTCGCTGCTGCTGGTCGACGCGACCTCCGGCGCGGGCGGGCTCGACGTGGACGTACGCGAGACCGACGTCTACTACTTCGCCCCGCAGAAGTGCTTCGCCTCCGACGGCGGAATCTGGCTCGCGCTGATGTCACCGGCCGCGATCGCCCGGGCGACCGAGATCAAGCAGTCCGGGCGCTACATCCCGGCCTTCCTCGACCTGGTCACCGCGATCGACAACTCGCGACTGGAGCAGACGTACAACACCCCGGCGCTGGCCACGATCTTCCTCGCCGCCGAGCAGACCGACTGGATGAACGCGCAGGGCGGGCTGGCCTGGGCGGCGAAGCGCACCGCCGAGAGCGCCGCCGTCGTGTACGGGTGGGCCGAGCGCTCCGAGGTGGCCACCCCGTACGTGATCGACCCGGGGCTGCGCTCGAACGTGGTCGCCACCATCGACTTCGTCGACGAGGTGGACGCCACCGCGATCGCCAGGGCGCTGCGCGCGAACGGCATCGTGGACACCGAGCCGTACCGCAAGCTCGGCCGCAACCAGCTGCGGATCGCGCTCTACCCGGCGGTCGAGCCGGCCGACGTCGAGGCGCTCACCGCCTGCGTCGACCACGTGGTCGCCTCGCTCTAG
- a CDS encoding citrate synthase 2 codes for MSDFKPGLEGVVAFETEIAEPDKEGGSLRYRGVDIEDLIGQVSFGNVWALLVDGRFGPGLPPAEPFPVPVHSGDIRVDVQSAVAMLAPYWGLDQLLDINDEQVREDLARVSVTALSFVAQSARGLGLPAVPQKEIDKAQTIVERFMKRWRGEPDPRHVKAVDAYFISAAEHGLNASTFTARIVASTGADAAACISSGIGALSGPLHGGAPSRVLHMIEAVERSGDAEGYVKGVLDRGERLMGFGHRIYRAEDPRARVLRRTAKELGAPRFEIAEALEKAALAELQARKPDRVLATNVEFWSAVVLDFAEVPAHMFTSMFTCARMGGWSAHILEQKKLGRLVRPAARYTGPGTRKPADVEGWDAVVHNV; via the coding sequence ATGTCCGACTTCAAACCGGGGCTTGAAGGCGTGGTCGCCTTCGAGACCGAGATCGCGGAGCCCGACAAAGAGGGCGGATCGCTGCGCTACCGAGGCGTTGACATCGAGGATCTGATCGGGCAGGTCTCATTCGGCAACGTCTGGGCCCTACTCGTGGACGGCCGGTTCGGTCCCGGCCTGCCACCGGCCGAACCGTTCCCGGTTCCGGTGCACTCCGGCGACATCCGGGTGGACGTCCAGTCCGCGGTCGCGATGCTCGCCCCGTACTGGGGTCTCGACCAGCTCCTCGACATCAACGACGAGCAGGTCCGCGAGGACCTGGCCCGGGTCTCGGTGACCGCACTCTCCTTCGTCGCCCAGTCGGCCCGTGGTCTCGGTCTGCCGGCGGTGCCGCAGAAGGAGATCGACAAGGCGCAGACGATCGTCGAACGCTTCATGAAGCGCTGGCGCGGCGAGCCGGACCCCCGGCACGTCAAGGCCGTCGACGCGTACTTCATCTCCGCCGCCGAACACGGCCTGAACGCCTCCACCTTCACCGCCCGGATCGTCGCCTCCACCGGAGCCGACGCCGCCGCCTGCATCTCCTCCGGCATCGGCGCGCTCTCCGGCCCGCTGCACGGCGGGGCACCCTCCCGGGTCCTGCACATGATCGAGGCGGTGGAGCGCAGCGGCGACGCCGAGGGTTACGTCAAGGGCGTACTCGACCGGGGCGAGCGGCTGATGGGCTTCGGCCACCGGATCTACCGGGCCGAGGACCCCCGGGCAAGGGTGCTGCGCCGGACCGCGAAGGAACTCGGCGCGCCGCGCTTCGAGATCGCCGAGGCACTGGAGAAGGCCGCCCTCGCCGAATTGCAGGCACGCAAGCCGGACCGGGTGCTCGCCACCAACGTCGAGTTCTGGTCGGCCGTCGTACTCGACTTCGCCGAGGTACCGGCACACATGTTCACCTCCATGTTCACCTGCGCGCGGATGGGCGGCTGGAGCGCGCACATCCTGGAGCAGAAGAAGCTCGGACGGCTGGTCCGCCCCGCCGCCCGCTACACCGGTCCGGGCACCCGCAAGCCGGCCGATGTCGAGGGTTGGGACGCGGTCGTCCACAACGTGTGA
- the pdxH gene encoding pyridoxamine 5'-phosphate oxidase, with the protein MTPDTVRPAGIRSDYAVDRGLSRTDLAPDWYTQFDRWFADAVAAGLPEPNAMMLATADATGRPSGRTVLLKGYDERGLVFFTNYGSRKGSEALANPYASLVFPWFPMSRQVVVCGAVEPVDRAETEEYFASRPRGSRLGAWASPQSRVLPDRETLDTSFRAVVDRFGDQGPIPPPPHWGGLRVVPETVEFWQGRTSRLHDRLRYRRGDEQGWIIERLAP; encoded by the coding sequence GTGACGCCAGACACAGTGCGACCAGCGGGTATTCGCAGCGACTACGCGGTCGACCGGGGGCTCTCCCGGACCGACCTGGCCCCGGACTGGTACACCCAGTTCGACCGCTGGTTCGCCGACGCGGTCGCCGCCGGCCTGCCCGAGCCGAACGCCATGATGCTGGCCACCGCCGACGCCACCGGGCGGCCCAGCGGCCGGACCGTCCTGCTCAAGGGGTACGACGAGCGCGGGCTGGTGTTCTTCACCAACTACGGCTCCCGCAAGGGCTCCGAGGCGCTCGCCAACCCGTACGCCAGCCTGGTCTTTCCGTGGTTTCCGATGTCCCGGCAGGTGGTGGTCTGCGGCGCGGTGGAGCCGGTCGACCGGGCCGAGACCGAGGAGTACTTCGCCAGTCGCCCGCGCGGCTCCCGGCTCGGGGCGTGGGCCAGCCCACAGTCGCGGGTGCTGCCCGACCGGGAGACCCTGGACACCAGTTTCCGGGCGGTCGTGGACCGGTTCGGTGACCAGGGTCCGATTCCGCCGCCGCCGCACTGGGGTGGTCTGCGGGTGGTGCCGGAGACGGTGGAGTTCTGGCAGGGGAGGACCAGCAGGCTGCACGATCGGCTGCGCTACCGTCGAGGCGACGAACAGGGGTGGATCATCGAACGACTGGCACCATGA
- a CDS encoding nitroreductase family protein, with amino-acid sequence MEFAQVVRARRMVRNYDPDRPVPPDLVERLLDHAVRAPSAGFSQGWGFLVLETAADTARFWSATSPDPGAGGRWLTGMRRAPLIVVPHANRSAYLDRYAEPDKGWTDRDESRWPVPYWHVDAGFAALLILLTAVDEGLGACFFGIPPERVSAYRDEFGVPDEFSPIGALTIGYRAPDHRSASLKRGRRPLDQVVHRGQWG; translated from the coding sequence ATGGAGTTCGCGCAGGTCGTACGGGCCCGGCGGATGGTGCGCAACTACGACCCGGACCGGCCGGTCCCGCCGGACCTGGTCGAGCGGCTGCTGGATCACGCGGTGCGGGCGCCGTCGGCCGGGTTCTCCCAGGGCTGGGGCTTCCTGGTGCTGGAGACCGCAGCGGACACGGCGCGTTTCTGGTCGGCGACCAGTCCGGACCCCGGCGCCGGGGGACGTTGGCTGACCGGGATGCGCCGTGCCCCGTTGATCGTGGTGCCGCACGCGAACCGGTCGGCGTACCTGGACCGGTACGCCGAACCGGACAAGGGCTGGACCGATCGCGACGAGAGCCGCTGGCCGGTGCCGTACTGGCATGTCGACGCCGGTTTCGCCGCACTGCTGATATTGCTTACCGCAGTGGACGAGGGGCTTGGCGCGTGTTTTTTCGGGATCCCACCGGAGCGCGTCTCCGCGTATCGTGATGAGTTCGGCGTACCCGATGAATTCAGCCCTATCGGGGCCCTGACAATTGGTTATCGGGCACCGGACCACCGGTCGGCCTCGCTCAAGCGGGGCCGTCGTCCGCTCGATCAGGTCGTCCATCGCGGTCAATGGGGTTGA